Part of the Chanodichthys erythropterus isolate Z2021 chromosome 13, ASM2448905v1, whole genome shotgun sequence genome is shown below.
tttgaaGGTGTAAAAATATCCCAAAGAATATTGGAGTacgttttacaagaaaaaataaaataaaataaaacatcaacaaaaaATCCTTGTTGTCAAGTAAATGTTTAATGTACAGTAAGGTCCAAAACAATCAGTGGGaaaaaaatgggaaaaaaataaatacaaatatcatggaaaatgaataataaagtTCAGAGAGGACATGATCATATAAGGCTTAACTTGTGGAGTTCATGCAGCTTGagtgctgctgttgttattaaaGCAAAACATGCTcataatataatttgtaattgaaaacaaaaattaattaaattattaaaattcatAGAAGCGTTTTCAACAGTGCTTTTAGACTTTTGGACCCCACAGTGTATGAAAGTCTTGTAACCCTTTAGattagggaacacatattcactattctTTCTCTCAATAAACTCCCAATTATTACTTATTGATAGTAAGTAGTTGTAGTTGTAGTGGTTATGTTTAGGTATGGGGTAGGGTTAAGGGACCTAGTGTCACAAGGGTGTTTGCTGACAGCCAGATGAGGGCTGATGAAGATAATTCCAAACAACAAAGTTTAATAGTAGATCCAGATAGCAGGCAGAAAGGTAAAACATCTAACATCAAACACCTAAACATAACAGTGACCGGACAGAGAATGAATGTGACCAAGTTATATAGCAAACACTAATGAGGATGATTAATGGAACACAACTGATAcatatgaactaataatgacGGTAACCAGGGAGACAGACAAGTGGTGGGAAACTGAACAAAGGAACATGTGACAAATGAAAAgcaaactgaaagtccatgaAGAAAACTAAACTGAACGTGACATAACGCCTCTCCCGGCATGACACGTCCTCTCGCCGTAGAAGAGTGCAGACCGATGGAGAGACGGCGGCGATTCTGGAGGAGGATGAGGACGTGGTGAAGGACTGGTGAAAGGGGCAGGCAGACAGAGGACGACGTCCAGGGAGGGGCAGAAGGAGGTAGCATCCATGGTGGCAAGGTAGGAGTGGCCAGGTGGATGCAACTCAGAGCTCAGCCATGCCGATAGCCCAAGGTGGAGTTGACGGCGGTAGGAGCCATGACGGTGATGAACTCTGTGGGGCAACCGACGGCGTCGGAGCCCTGAGAGGTGGAGCGTACTGTGCAGTCTGAAGTCCGAGGAAGAGATGGGACGCCGATGACCTAGGCGTCTGCGATGGAGCTGCAGCGACGACCCCCTGAGACGGAAGTAGAGATCCAGAGAGCTGGTGTGGCCGAGGGCGGAGATGGAGCCTGAGAGAGTGGCCATGTCTGACCCAGGTGGAGCCGATGGTTCGAGGGAGCCTGGCGAGGCCGAACTGTCAACGCTGGAGTCGAGGGAGGAAGGAGCATAGGTGCAGGAGCCAGGTTGATGGGTCAAGGTGGGACAGAGTGCAGCGAGGCTGGAGGCGGAACCACAGGCTCATCTCGCCCAGGAGGAGTAGGCTCCCAGCAGGTCCACTGTGTACCCGCACCATTGAGAGGAGATGTAGTGATACGGAGGGAGTGATGGGGAACGATGATGACTAGGTGGCAGGCTTGGCGGAGGTCTGAAAGTTAAGAGTGGCCACAAAAACCGACAAAAAATAGAGCATTCCTGGTGGTAGTATGTAGATGTGGTGTGAGAGGAAGGGAGAGGAAGGCTAGGTGGGGATAACAGGACTGACAAAAAAGATTCTGATTTAGATGAGTTCCTGGGATACAGGGAATTACACTCACCACATATCCAACAGGTCCAGACGGTGCTCGCTCTCAGTGGTGGGAGGGTGGGCATGTTACAACTTACCCGTGTTACAACCTATGTTACAACCTTACTCGCCTACGTCACATTGCGGAAGAAAATATTgtcataattttaatttcatcaagAATTTAATGCCGTTatcattaatataaatttagATTTTCTAGCCTAGAGGTTTTGAACTCTGGCCCTTTAACCAAGGTTGAAGCCTTGACCCTTTAAtcaaactctgcaggaaagtggacctcaagggccagagttgagaaccCCTAGAACCAGATAATCTGACTAATTTTATTTAGAACCCCTGCTCTAGTCACTTGTTCgttcatatatatttacaataataatactaaacAATGTGACAAATATGGATGTCCAGAGAGTCTCTGCAGATACAAGACTTTTGAGATTTAAATGAATACATATGAGTAAAAAAATAGGGCAACTAGGAGTATTTTAGAATCAGGTCATATGGTCCCTATTGAGAGGAAGCTCTCAAACAAAGAACAAAGTTTGTGTGATTCAGATAAATTTATTGGTCATAGTCATCAGTAATATGAAGTTCAAATGCTATTGTGAAGCATTTTTTCTTGTATAATAAATTTAGATCTCATTTAAAATGACAGGCAAAGCTAGAATTAAGCTGTCTGCACTTTgttaagtttttattttcaaaatagtgATGACAAAACTCAGacagtgggggaaaaaaaacagtgacACGTTGATTTTATTGTAGTGTTTCCACCTTATATTCCACCTAAAGGATCTccacatctaaaaaaaaaaaaaaaaaaaaaaaatgagagatGAAGTACCTGAAACAGCTTGTGCTCCTGAAAAGCTGCCTCTTAAAACATGAGAAGACAATTAAATTATTCACAGTTGTAGTCCAGGGAACATTCTGTAAGAGGCCATGGACACAAGTGACATTTGCAGATGTGTTTCCTGTAATTGCACAAAATAAAAGGCAACAAAACATTGGCCGCACcagactaaaaataaatataccgCCTTCATTATACATGTAATAATCAGCTCATACTGTGTGAACAAATGATTTTAGTTTACTTCACAATAATCGGTTTTATAAGGCCACATTTCAGTCCTTAGCATGTAAAGGCCATATGCAGTTTTGTCttacaaattacaaatataaaatatctaaaaaacaaaacagtacaCAACGTGATAAATATGTGTCCTTAAACAGAATATTAACAAtcagtaaataaacaaataatacctttgtttctttaaaactttaaatCAGTAGCCCTGTTTAATAGCATTCTCACTCACACCATGCCACATTTCATGTAAATGAGCAATATTTAATCATTTCAAGTTAAGATGGAAGGAAATATCCTTCATGGTATTTTGGGGGAATGACCACAATGGGCTCCCCATTTCTAGGCCGCCACATTAGAACCTGGGCATCATTGGCATTAGGCTTAAGCAAGGCGTTTATTGGGATGGGTTCGTTCCTAACTAGGACTTGAGGCTGCTCCTGGATCAGTGGCTCCATAACTGTGGCTCTTTGACCCAGAGGCTTATTTGGATCCACTTTAATGCAGATCTGCATCCTCCAGCGGATGGTTCGGAGAAGCACCATCTCAGCTGTGGATTCGTTCATGGCCACCAGCCAAGTGGTGAACCGTTGGTCCCTCTGGATGGAGCTCAGGAGAGGGGGACTGCTAGTGGTGCCCACTGGGACACTCCATGTCACACTTGGGCAGAAGTTGTCGTTCATGCTGACAGTGAGTTTGGTGCTCTTCTTAGTGGGGCCCACTACAGTGTACATCTCAGTGGTGCAGCCATACCAGGGGTAATTCACACCGTCTGAATCACTGATGGCCTGGATCTGCCCACATCTCAGCTCTGGGAGCTCCCAGCTGGATCTAAAGGGGAAAGATGACACTTATTTTTCAGGATGTTTATATGATATGTGATATATAATATGGCGTGTTAATACACTCTTGCATCAGCAATGTacgttaaagggacagttcacccaaaaatgaaaatgtgatgtttatctgcttacccccagtgcatccaagatgtaggtgactttgtttcttcagtagaacacaaatgatgatttttaactccaagtattttgaagtattttttatatttcaatgagcgcgagacatcacttccgttgtcagagcgcgatcagacctcactaagcgaatactgaatgcagttggacatagtggtgcattagaggtaaaaaaattatataaatactgttcagtttctcggcACAatccgatcgtttcgtgtcttaggacatcaatgtgtcgtcacaagccgcagggtttaatttggatttgtctaagcaagttttatttactcttatagacgaagttcccattgagacacattatacagctgacagacggcaatggttagagttaaaaatcatcatttgtgttctattgaagaaacaaagtcacctacatcttggatgtcatgggggtaagcagataaacatcaaatgttCAGTAAAGAGTATTTGTgtgtaaaagttttaaaacaaGAAAGTACTAAGAACTACAAGATATTCTTAACAATTAATTAACAACCATGTAATTTCCTGGAGTTTGTTAATgtcataaaaaatatgaattgaTAATCTTAGTAGACATAAAACCTCAGGCTTTCTCAGGACTGACGCTGGTAAAGGACAAGCCTTTTGTCCTGGTAGGGGTGTGTTCAACTTTTCTGCTGTTGAGGAAACAATCCCAGGAAATTGGACCATAAACATCACTAACATCCTGAGAAATAGTTATTACATAGTTTTTCAGCAGCATCATGCCACCTAAAAAGAAAGCAGCTGAGATTAATAAGTTtggttcttttttttatattacaatattttaatgttattttactgccctttttttttttctattttcagtgtttttgacACAATAATGTGCCTAaattataacattaaaaaataatatgcatTGTCTTTTATGCAAAATTGTTTTGCAAATTTGTAGTTGCAAATTTATTCTCATTCTCAAAATGTCTAATTTTTAAGCTTAACtttttttcacttaaatgactggttattttaaaaatagaaatcaTCCAAACGTCAATACATTAAATAAGTATTTTTACCCATGAATACTCTTGTTGAGTGCAAATCTTTGACTGACAAATTGTGCCATTTATgggtacacttttaaaaataaaaagatccaaaaacttttttttcgtGATGCAttagaagaaccattttaaGTTCCTTTgaaaataacctttttttttttttagtgtgaagaatatttaaataatcttaagaacatttTTCCACTATAACAAAACTTTTGTGCAGTGGAAAGATTCcctggatgttaaaggttcttcatggaaccacagatgacaataaagaacctttatttttaagactgtagatcaggggtgtccaatcctgctcttGGAggaccactgtcctgcagagttcagctccaaccccaattaaacacacctgaaccagctaatcaagttctcagaggcatactagaaacttccaggcaggtgtattgaggcaagttggagctaaactttgcaggacagagtttgaaaacccctggtgTAGACAGTTTTTAGTGAATATCAGCTTCTAGATTATAGATGCCGATGCACAACAATTtccacattttaattttaaaaaggtAGGGGCCCAAAACAATAAAGACACCAGTAAAGGCAATAGTATGTATAAAGGCAATAATATTCAGCAATGAACACACTTACACTCCTTCATTCCCATATATATTGAAGAAATCCATTTGATTGCAAGCCTGGATCCAGCCAACAGTCCAGATCTCTTTGCAAAGCATGGGTGGCACCTGCACCTGAGCTGATGCCCTGAAGTAAGGCGTGCGGTAACGCAGAACCACATTAGATGACTCATCAATTACAGTTGGACTAGGATCAATGGAGGCTTGCAGTTCCAGGACTGTGATGTTCTCATGAAAACTTGGCTTGAGTTTTACACTCTGTACACATCCCATGGTGGAGGCTCTTTAGACTGGCAGCACAAACACCCATCAGTATCCAAGTGAAGCAGTATTATTCATAATGAGAGTAAAAGGGCCCGAGTCTCTGGTCAGACTGATATGACATGATTAATGACATGATTCCTGACATATCAACATAATGGATTGCTACATAATTGTAACTTCTTAACACTGCATTAATAAATACCAGGTCTTTCCCTTCCTTCAGTCAAGCAAAAATAACATAAACCTTACATATTCATTCTAATAAACTGTAATTAAACTTAATAATTATGGAACTGTAGTTATTGCGTGTTGTCTgccaaaaaaatatatgatgTCAGCTCATACGTGACTTTGATTTTAAACCAGAAATGTCTAAGCACCTGTTAGGTACCGTCCAATAGTGCGGCATTACGACCTGTTACGCTGCGCTCCAGTCAACAGTCGTATGCCGTTGAGTCGATCCATAATTCAAAAGGTCCATACGGATGGCAAGAAGAACAAGAAACATTACTTTAAGTTTAAATCCACAGGGGCTCCCTACAGCTCGAGCTCCACGCTGCGTCTTCTGGCATAACTTGAGACTAAAATTTCTGGTGTCAAATCAAATATCGGTGCTCTTAATTTCCCCGTCATATCTGAGAGATTTAAAGAGCGTGACCAGTCGGGTTACTTTGTGTCGCCCTTGCCCTATTAAAGGGTTGTCAGGTTCCTCTGGTGTAATACAATACTTCAGCTGTTAGCTTTTTTTATCCAAGCGGCTTAGAATTAGACTTCCCTTCTTGACGACGTTTTGCATCCTGGGTAGTGTAGTTTAGAGTCGGGGGCTGAACAGTCAACAAGTTCCAGTAATTATTATTAGgcctattaatattattattatctgcaCATTAAGCTATTTTATGAGAAGCACAACAGACAGGAGTGAAGGATTGTTATTCATATAGTGattgaaataattaaattcagcagctttacaaataaagcttTCATGTTCACAGTATCTCTGAAGAAATTATTCCAAAAGATAAAAATACAACTCATGAAGGCAAGAATGAAACAGCTAAGAAATTATATGCATGGGGTAACGTTTTTGGTAGAATTGTAATGGAGTGATAATAAAGGCTTTTTAACTTTAAATGgtctttaattaattaatgtatttatttatttgccacAACAATGCATTGACTTATgtatagaaatattttattta
Proteins encoded:
- the fam78aa gene encoding protein FAM78A isoform X1, whose translation is MGCVQSVKLKPSFHENITVLELQASIDPSPTVIDESSNVVLRYRTPYFRASAQVQVPPMLCKEIWTVGWIQACNQMDFFNIYGNEGVSSWELPELRCGQIQAISDSDGVNYPWYGCTTEMYTVVGPTKKSTKLTVSMNDNFCPSVTWSVPVGTTSSPPLLSSIQRDQRFTTWLVAMNESTAEMVLLRTIRWRMQICIKVDPNKPLGQRATVMEPLIQEQPQVLVRNEPIPINALLKPNANDAQVLMWRPRNGEPIVVIPPKYHEGYFLPS
- the fam78aa gene encoding protein FAM78A isoform X2; the protein is MYTVVGPTKKSTKLTVSMNDNFCPSVTWSVPVGTTSSPPLLSSIQRDQRFTTWLVAMNESTAEMVLLRTIRWRMQICIKVDPNKPLGQRATVMEPLIQEQPQVLVRNEPIPINALLKPNANDAQVLMWRPRNGEPIVVIPPKYHEGYFLPS